From one Plasmodium malariae genome assembly, chromosome: 12 genomic stretch:
- the PmUG01_12070900 gene encoding conserved Plasmodium protein, unknown function, which produces MYEEKCVNRNEREETKKKKKIIPKNMWDVNYKDSNNNTDYVRDQRANGYFLNLKEEREKCTQKYTVKEDDFLNTDALVMAACEILWNALNPEKENCIDLFNDRIYNFLTKIGEEKFKNLILPYFIANAKSIHDLKNLLSEKKGQKYNESFASCSIKELKRITNENNLSLIVNYQEQSDLRVKTNAHGMLIIPKNVFFNFIKKIILMNDHLANSDSALFRVFLLEMLKNKDKFFINMEGNFLKKHDQGKYDNLVKENKNLLNDKDVYYRIKKGKKKKNENSDNTNSNKENPLLREDYKLVERARSLNDIIHNSIMHISKKKKNSTKEDAENLSLLKCVSLNKKKYDQIMYKKRRENYNDPLHILKEFLKKDNNTLNYNEIVNELRSCTFQPNICKYILAEADNIINKDKFCIIKEEKRYKGEIEKLFKNIHNSSITDEMHKYMLNNTQIEHANDEENRNIMKYMEMYYIQYCANKRTNTKGSLIKYYDECCQPEHRLSRHITRSATNACNSKYNVNMMKERKKSEGITTKGKNTWINELRGGYLSNCFNFSIIDKNERIDKNKQKHEQMKFARVQEFNWHKEIRLKGRRLRTKVIPNLDISNKFMRNLHSVNYTFDKFAQTVDTHKKTKYFSENDKYDDDKPNNKNIQVNYESLKFQDMHKNNNITSSSIHAGNKKIFNFKNGKHTQKKKKKSYEHKDIVEREKILNDFNKFCSFIPPPKVIAVKSDHTTLEDIEKELLSLPSSVQYLQIL; this is translated from the exons ATGTATGAGGAAAAATGTGTTAACAGGAATGAACgagaagaaacaaaaaaaaaaaaaaaaattattccaaAAAATATGTGGGATGTCAATTATAAAgacagtaataacaatactGACTATGTGAGGGACCAACGAGCGAATGGTTACTTTCTAAACTTAAAggaagaaagagaaaaatgtaCGCAGAAATACACTGTCAAAGAGGATGATTTTCTGAATACTGATGCTTTAGTAATGGCGGCGTGTGAAATTTTGTGGAATGCCTTAAACcctgaaaaagaaaattgcATTGATTTGTTTAATGATcgaatttataattttttaacaaaaataggggaagaaaaatttaaaaatctTATTTTACCGTATTTTATAGCAAATGCAAAAAGTATACATGATCTGAAAAATCTTTTATCTGAAAAAAAGGGTcagaaatataatgaaagtTTTGCCAGCTGTAGtattaaagaattaaaaaggataacaaatgaaaataatctAAGTCTAATAGTAAATTATCAAGAACAAAGTGACTTGAGGGTAAAAACAAATGCACATGGGATGTTAATTATACCAAAAAAcgtttttttcaatttcataaaaaaaattattctaatgAATGATCATTTAGCAAATTCTGATAGTGCGCTTTTTAGGGTCTTCCTTTtagaaatgttaaaaaataaggacaaatttttcatcaatatggaaggaaattttttgaaaaaacatGACCAAGGAAAGTATGACAATCTTgttaaggaaaataaaaatttgttaaacGATAAAGACGTCTACTACAGaataaaaaaggggaaaaaaaaaaaaaatgaaaatagtgATAATACTAATAGTAACAAGGAAAACCCACTATTGAGGGAAGACTACAAATTGGTAGAAAGAGCAAGAAGTTTAAACGATATAATTCACAACAGTATAATgcatatatcaaaaaaaaaaaaaaactctaCAAAAGAAGATGCGGAAAACTTAAGTTTACTAAAATGCGTATctcttaataaaaagaaatatgatcaaattatgtataaaaagaGAAGGGAAAATTACAATGATccattacatattttaaaggaatttttgaaaaaagacAATAATACGTTAAATTACAATGAAATTGTAAATGAACTAAGGTCATGTACCTTTCAGCCCAATAtctgtaaatatatactagcAGAGGctgataatattataaacaagGACAAGTTTTGCATaataaaagaggaaaaaagatataaggGTGAAATAGAAAAACTATTTAAGAATATTCATAATAGTTCTATAACAGAtgaaatgcataaatatatgttaaacaATACCCAAATCGAGCATGCGaatgatgaagaaaatagaaatattatgaaatatatggaaatgtattatatacagTACTGTGCAAATAAG AGAACAAATACGAAAGGAAGCTTAATAAAGTATTATGATGAATGTTGTCAACCAGAACATAGATTAAGTAGGCATATAACACGTAGTGCAACAAATGCTTGtaatagtaaatataatgttaaCATGAtgaaggaaagaaaaaaatcaGAAGGTATAACTACTAAAGGCAAAAATACATGGATTAATGAATTAAGAGGAGGGTATCTAAGTAactgttttaatttttcgaTAATTGATAAAAACGAAAGAATTGATAAAAACAAGCAAAAGCATGAACAGATGAAGTTTGCACGTGTGCAAGAATTTAACTGGCATAAAGAAATACGACTAAAAGGAAGGAGATTGAGAACGAAAGTTATACCTAATTTAGATATATCGAATAAATTTATGCGCAACTTACATAGTGTGAATTATACTTTTGATAAATTTGCACAAACTGTTGATACACataagaaaacaaaatatttttctgaaaatgacaaatatgatgatgataagcctaataataaaaatatacaggTTAATTATGAATCATTAAAATTTCAGgatatgcataaaaataataatattacttcTTCCTCAATACATGCaggcaataaaaaaatttttaactttaaaaatggtaaacacacacaaaaaaaaaaaaaaaaaagttatgaaCACAAAGATATCGTAGAACGGGAGAAAATACTTAATGACTTTAACAAATTCTGTTCTTTTATTCCTCCTCCCAAAGTTATTGCCGTAAAATCGGATCATACAACTTTGGAAGATATTGAGAAAGAACTGCTATCTCTTCCTTCGTCGGTTCAATATTTACAGATATTGTAA
- the DDX5 gene encoding ATP-dependent RNA helicase DDX5, putative — MRGFNNFNNRYPNYPDYTNAYGNYQAYPQYRTNYGNFSGHNNNSSNLGNNLVQIDWSTVKLVPFEKNFYKEHEDISNLSAKEVKDIRDKHRITILEGENVPNPVESINKIGFPDYVLKSLKNNNIITPTPIQIQGWPIALSGKDMIGKAETGSGKTLAFILPAFVHILAQPSLKYGDGPVVLVLAPTRELAEQIRQECIKFSIESKIRNTCAYGGVPKSGQIYALRQGVHILIACPGRLIDLLEQNVTNLMRVTYLVLDEADKMLDMGFEIQIRKIVEQIRPDRQTLMWSATWPKEVQALARDLCKEQPIHVNVGSLTLTACRRIKQEIYLVEEHEKIIHLKSLLQRIFRENDRIIVFVETKKNADFITKALRLDGMPALCIHGDKKQDERRWVLNDFKTGKSPILIATDVASRGLDIKNVKYVINFDFPNQIEDYVHRIGRTGRAGAHGASFTFLTSDKYRLAKDLVKILRESEQPVPPQLEKISFSVSSNQRRNPYYSYGRSGHNANSIPLKGSNRYY, encoded by the exons atgaggGGTTTCAACAATTTCAATAATAGATACCCAAATTACCCCGATTATACAAATGCCTACGGAAATTACCAAGCCTATCCACAGTATAGAACAAATTATGGCAATTTTTCGGGACATAATAATAACTCGAGTAACCTAGGAAATAACTTAGTTCAAATTGATTGGAGTACTGTTAAATTAGTCccatttgaaaaaaatttttacaaagaACATGAAGATATAAGTAATTTATCAGCAAAAGAAGTAAAGGATATAAGAGACAAGCACAGAATAACAATTTTGGAAGGTGAAAATGTACCAAACCCAGTAGAatcaattaataaaattgggTTTCCTgattatgttttaaaatctttaaaaaataataatattattacaccAACACCTATACAAATACAAGGTTGGCCTATTGCATTATCAGGAAAAGATATGATTGGTAAAGCAGAAACTGGTAGTGGGAAAACATTagcttttattttacctgcatttgttcatattttagCGCAACCTAGCTTAAAATATGGTGATGGACCTGTTGTTTTGGTATTAGCTCCTACAAGAGAATTGGCGGAACAAATTCGTCAGGAATGTATTAAGTTTTCTATTGAatcaaaaataagaaatacatgtgcatatgGAGGAGTACCGAAAAGTGGTCAGATTTATGCTTTAAGACAGGgtgttcatattttaattgctTGCCCAGGTCGTTTAATTGATTTATTAGAACAAAATGTTACTAATCTAATGAGAGTTACTTATTTAGTTTTAGACGAAGCTGATAAAATGTTAGATATGGGTTTTGAAATacaaattagaaaaattgtTGAACAAATTAGACCAGATAGGCAAACCTTAATGTGGTCAGCAACTTGGCCGAAAGAAGTTCAAGCGTTAGCAAGAGATCTATGTAAAGAACAACCCATACATGTAAATGTTGGTTCGTTAACTCTAACTGCTTGTCGTAGAATTAAACAAGAAATATATCTTGTTGAG gaacatgaaaaaataattcatctAAAATCGCTACTTCAGAGAATATTCAGGGAGAACGACAGAATAATTGTATTTGTGGaaactaaaaaaa ACGCTGATTTTATTACAAAAGCACTACGACTAGATGGAATGCCTGCCCTTTGTATACATGGGGATAAAAAGCAGGACGAGCGAAGATGGGTATTGAATGATTTTAAAACAGGAAAAAGCCCTATTTTAATTGCAACCGATGTAGCTTCAAGAGGGTTAGACATAAAGaatgtaaaatatgttataaattttgaTTTCCCTAATCAAATTGAAGATTATGTTCATAGAATTGGTAGAACCGGTAGAGCAGGAGCGCATGGAGCTTCTTTTACATTCTTAACGTCAGATAAATATAGATTAGCGAAAGATTtagttaaaatattaagagaATCTGAACAACCTGTTCCTCCacaattagaaaaaatttctttttcagtGAGTAGTAATCAAAGAAGAAATCCTTATTATAGTTACGGTCGTTCAGGACACAATGCTAATAGCATTCCTTTAAAAGGAAGTAATAGGTATTACTAg
- the PmUG01_12071200 gene encoding conserved Plasmodium protein, unknown function, producing the protein MEGYPYNYNSTNEKKRSTMFSENERCENCNGSRNPCNGSDMNVVTGEEENISKKKNNMYMLNNGHYCERKEEDECNESGSNSFRKRKKKSRKNILRVICKKYVKLTMDKPWCIILSMIIGSLIFMIISISFCNSLFADVNNSAFVLFKSFLNKIKGVEYFKINVIKTSDTLVQSNNEIGKNVDHFFKFYKKEKTATLLFYLDDKEECENILNYSSLKDIFFLLEYFKQINHENNIEDKNGHKIEDKNENKKTWKNMCKKFDIPFNGTKCFVLGLYTVAELQNGQYDLVNNWNDYFNNLLRENDKSVKTFFSREIILLPTFLYYPHNTFKKSRNKLEDVLSDISESVKAYLFVYNFDENADDVLLNEWYRTLNRYVELINEKKITHLVINNPDGTNFTHQLNKKRNWHISVMNEKILEENETESFIVGIKTNYIFVILSFLFIIFYINYYISSSTLKFKGKIVLLLSMYILTLFSFCSSFFFSLLFQISVLRFYLINYYVLFFLSFLYLCITVFYYNKCVAACSKKMAQKLEKKKAYRSSGSNSSSNGSNSSSNGNNSSCNGSNSSCNGSNSSSNGSNSSSNSGSNNCSDHSRNDLADMSKEHIHATYKSLYFVGKISMVLIAIYLVGFTCSYTIVKKFCICSIFAIISLFLFYASFFNNIFSLLLYKNKKTIFRLSNESHEHIIELSKGEKNVDIGAAQIKVQNNHNRNNNKCNTFCNGILVTGEMCDINMNKEKGCINVNECSDEKRVYKDQTNDFNCCNCKSETEQKAEKLRKKESKNAKSYKKGFTFLVLLFLLLFLALFLCIFITNKTKYDIYTYMSKYSKLRTFVENFEKKAGYVVEPAYLVLPSSYEYDYEKEENMDNIIKLIEFLKKEGYINDPIMSWVHAFKLIKNDCINTFPFDNIYDLEEHMNDCNNFIPQYEHKLLHLEKLKEIFCISEGVICHNFYDIIYEWLTMKEDGVYNSNIFTIKTDYHNNINTILPQIHTITPHLFYENYVKMDEKHNITSSRIGFMLHNYTSNYDKNVENFTKIKNIIKKSGIKNAYFYSETYVLFNQAMEFQHEYKFMLILYFFIYLIALYIFSINAIVMIFQFWLYNNLSVVYFMHFFSVNTDAITIILMKIGAIISLSHYLFSTLYFKAVLDKKMNLTRSVKESLPYFLFLVLYLITFSMRDYISNVLRILLFSHIIWFLLYYFTILCIHKINLSRSA; encoded by the exons ATGGAGGGATACCCTTACAACTATAACAGCACGAATGAGAAGAAGAGGAGTACTATGTTTAGTGAAAATGAACGATGTGAGAATTGTAACGGTAGCAGGAATCCTTGCAATGGTTCTGATATGAATGTCGTTACAGGAGAAGAGGAAAATatatcgaaaaaaaaaaacaatatgtatatgttaaataatgGTCATTACTGTGAAAGAAAGGAAGAAGATGAATGTAATGAGTCAGGAAGCAATAGCTTTaggaagagaaaaaagaaaagtaggaaaaatattttacgtgttatatgcaaaaaatatGTGAAATTAACAATGGATAAACCATGGTGCATTATTCTGAGTATGATTATCGGCTCTTTAATATTCATGATAATAAGTATTTCTTTCTGTAATAGTTTGTTTGCAGATGTTAATAATAGTGCATTTGTATTGTTTAAATCCTTTTTGAACAAGATAAAAGGAGTagaatatttcaaaataaacgTAATAAAAACAAGCGATACATTAGTTCAGTCGAATAATGAAATTGGGAAAAATGTTGACCATTTTTTCaagttttataaaaaggaaaagacaGCAACATTACTGTTTTATTTAGATGATAAAGAAGAatgtgaaaatatattaaattatagttCATTgaaagatattttttttttacttgaatactttaaacaaataaatcaTGAGAATAACATTGAGGATAAAAACGGGCATAAAATTGAGGATAAAaatgagaataaaaaaacatgGAAAAATATGTGCAAAAAATTTGACATTCCATTTAATGGTACGAAATGTTTTGTATTAGGTCTTTACACAGTTGCTGAATTACAAAATGGACAGTATGACTTGGTGAATAACTGGAatgattattttaataatttgttaaGGGAAAATGACAAATCGGTAAAAACCTTTTTTAGTAgggaaattattttattacctacctttttatattacccTCATAATACCTTTAAAAAATCACGTAACAAATTAGAGGATGTATTATCAGATATATCAGAAAGTGTTAAagcttatttatttgtttataattttgatgAAAATGCTGATGATGTACTACTTAATGAATGGTATAGAACATTAAATAGATATGtagaattaataaatgaaaaaaagattacACATTTAGTTATTAACAACCCAGATGGTACTAATTTTACACATCAGTTgaataagaaaagaaattgGCATATTTCTGTTATGAACGAGAAGATATTAGAAGAAAACGAAACTGAGTCATTTATTGTGGGAATAAAAacgaattatatatttgtaattctttcttttttatttataattttttatattaattattacatatcATCGAGTACACTGAAATTTAAGGGAAAGATAGTTCTACTTCTTTCGATGTATATATTAACGCTGTTTTCATTCTGctcaagttttttttttagtttactATTTCAAATAAGCGTACTAAGATTTTATCTAATAAATTACTATGTCCTCTTTTTCCTGAGTTTTCTATACCTATGTATTACTGTTTTTTACTATAACAAATGCGTAGCGGCATGCTCGAAGAAAATGGCTCAAAagttagaaaaaaaaaaagcataccGTAGTAGTGGCAGTAATAGCAGTAGTAATGGAAGTAATAGCAGTAGTAATGGAAATAATAGCAGTTGTAATGGAAGTAATAGCAGTTGTAATGGAAGTAATAGCAGTAGTAATGGAAGTAATAGCAGTAGTAACAGTGGCAGCAATAACTGCAGTGATCATAGTAGGAACGACTTGGCAGATATGAGCAAAGAGCACATTCATGCGACGTACAAATCCTTATATTTCGTTGGGAAAATTTCGATGGTACTTATAGCTATATATCTCGTTGGTTTTACATGCAGTTACACAATTGTTAAGAAGTTCTGTATATGTTCTATATTTGCAATTATTTCGTTGTTCCTTTTTTACGCATCcttttttaacaatatattttccttacTATTATACAAGAATAAAAAGACAATTTTTCGTTTAAGCAATGAATCTCATGAGCATATAATTGAACTGtcaaaaggggaaaaaaatgtagatatTGGAGCAGCGCAAATAAAAGTGCAAAACAATCATAATAGAAACAATAACAAGTGTAATACATTCTGCAATGGAATACTCGTAACAGGAGAGATGTGTGatattaatatgaataaagaGAAAGgatgtataaatgtaaatgaatGTTCTGATGAGAAGCGGGTATACAAGGATCAGACAAATGACTTTAATTGTTGTAATTGCAAAAGTGAAACAGAACAAAAGGcagaaaaattaagaaaaaaagaatccAAAAATGCTAAATCGTATAAAAAGGGTTTTACATTCCTTGTTTtgcttttccttttattatttttagctTTGTtcttatgtatttttattactaataaaacaaaatatgatatttacacatatatgagCAAATATTCAAAGTTAAGGACTTTTGtagaaaattttgaaaagaaaGCAGGGTATGTAGTAGAACCTGCCTACTTGGTGTTACCTTCTTCATATGAATATGActatgaaaaagaagaaaatatggataatattataaagttaatagaatttttgaaaaaggaAGGGTATATTAATGATCCCATTATGTCATGGGTTCATGCATTTaagttaattaaaaatgattgtataaatacatttccattcgataatatatatgatctAGAAGAGCATATGAATGATTGTAACAATTTCATTCCACAATATGAACACAAACTACTCCatttggaaaaattaaaagaaatctTTTGTATTAGTGAAGGAGTAATATGCCATAACttttatgatattatttatgaatggTTAACTATGAAAGAAGATGGAGTTTacaatagtaatatttttacaattaaaacagattatcataataatattaatacgATTCTACCCCAAATCCACACGATAACACCCCATTTATTCTATGAAAATTACGTAAAG ATGGACGAGAAACATAATATAACCAGCAGTAGAATAGGATTCATGCTACATAATTATACAAGCAATTATGACAAGAATGTAGAAAATttcacaaaaataaaaaatatcattaaaaaaagtggTATCAAGAATGCCTATTTTTATTCAGAAACATATGTTCTATTTAACCAAGCCATGGAATTTCAAcatgaatataaatttatgttaattctttattttttcatatatttaattgctttatatatatttagcaTTAATGCAATAGTAATGATATTTCAGTTCTGGTTATACAATAACTTAAGTGTAGTATATTTCATGCATTTTTTCTCTGTTAATACAGATGCAATAACAATTATTCTTATGAAAATAGGTGCAATAATATCTCTTTCTCACTATTTGTTTTCTACTCTATATTTCAAAGCAGTCcttgataaaaaaatgaacttgACCAGAAGTGTGAAGGAATCACTGCcctatttcttatttttggTATTAT ACTTGATTACTTTCAGCATGAGAGATTATATTTCCAACGTTTTAAGAATACTACTTTTCAGTCATATAATTTGGTTTCTTTTATACTACTTTACAATTTTGTGTATacacaaaattaatttaagcAGATCAGCATGA